Proteins from a single region of Gammaproteobacteria bacterium:
- a CDS encoding methylated-DNA--[protein]-cysteine S-methyltransferase, with protein MKKPQTPDAPPERLFLDRLATPIGEALLVFDEREQLRAFDWFDHEGRMQGLLRRHYGALSVNNRRAPMSARTAIQNYFDGELDALRTIAWRTAGTEFQRQVWAGLYGITAGETLSYGSLAIRLGRPNAVRAVGLANGANPVGLIVPCHRVIGADGSLTGYGGGLSRKRWLLRHEGAIPDDGRLFD; from the coding sequence ATGAAAAAGCCGCAGACGCCCGACGCGCCGCCTGAGCGCCTGTTCCTCGATCGGTTGGCAACACCGATCGGCGAGGCGCTGCTGGTCTTCGATGAACGCGAGCAACTGCGCGCCTTCGACTGGTTCGATCATGAGGGCCGAATGCAAGGCTTGCTGCGCCGCCACTACGGTGCCCTGTCAGTCAACAACCGCCGCGCACCAATGTCGGCCCGAACGGCCATCCAGAACTATTTCGACGGTGAACTCGACGCCCTGCGCACAATCGCCTGGCGCACGGCCGGCACCGAATTTCAGCGTCAGGTCTGGGCCGGCCTATATGGCATCACAGCGGGAGAAACGCTCAGCTACGGCAGCCTCGCGATTCGGCTGGGGCGTCCCAACGCGGTCCGCGCGGTCGGGCTTGCCAATGGCGCGAATCCGGTGGGCCTGATCGTGCCCTGCCACCGCGTCATCGGTGCCGATGGTTCACTTACCGGCTACGGCGGCGGCCTTTCCCGCAAACGCTGGCTGCTGCGGCACGAAGGCGCTATTCCGGACGATGGGCGATTGTTCGACTGA
- a CDS encoding helix-turn-helix domain-containing protein, with protein sequence MTGDLDHETCYRAIQTRDARFDGRLFVGVTSTRIYCRPVCGARTPRRENVRFYRSAAAAQDAGFRPCLRCRPEVSPDLSAWQHAPETLSRALQLIESGALDQGNVAGLAQQLSLGERQLRRLFQQHLGVSPIAVAQTRRVLLAKQLLHESRLPMIEVAMAAGFGSVRRFNETFQSLYGRPPASLRRSRATPREATGTIDIRLPYRPPYDWQAQIDFLAARAIPGVEAVVDNAYWRTINIGPHRGVLRVTHAANHRLAVQLRLAHLPSLPEVITRIRKIFDLGADTMMIGAHLSEDPQLARLVAARPGLRVPGSWDGYELAVRAILGQQISVSAATALTGKLVARFGEPMETGSDQPAELSHYFPAAQALVAADIAALGMPGARAEALRALAAASSTDPELFRLGDSLESSVARLRALRGIGEWTAQYIAMRALREPDAFPAADIGLMRAMADADGRRPGPAELLIRAERWRPWRAYAALHLWFSETNEKAADARRAA encoded by the coding sequence ATGACCGGCGACCTGGACCACGAAACTTGCTATCGCGCGATACAGACCCGCGATGCGCGCTTCGACGGCCGCCTGTTCGTAGGCGTGACCTCCACCCGCATCTATTGCCGCCCGGTCTGTGGCGCGCGCACACCCAGGCGCGAGAACGTACGCTTCTACCGCAGCGCCGCAGCGGCCCAGGACGCCGGCTTCCGCCCCTGCCTGCGCTGCCGGCCTGAAGTCTCGCCGGACCTCTCCGCTTGGCAGCACGCGCCGGAAACACTCTCTCGCGCCCTGCAGCTGATCGAATCCGGCGCTTTGGACCAAGGCAATGTCGCCGGTCTTGCGCAGCAGCTTTCGCTCGGCGAACGGCAGTTGCGGCGCCTGTTCCAGCAGCACCTGGGGGTTTCGCCGATCGCCGTGGCGCAAACGCGCCGGGTGCTGCTGGCCAAACAGCTTCTGCACGAAAGTCGTTTGCCGATGATCGAAGTCGCGATGGCGGCCGGCTTCGGCAGCGTGCGCCGTTTCAACGAAACCTTTCAGTCGCTGTACGGACGCCCGCCCGCAAGCCTGCGACGCAGCCGCGCCACGCCGCGCGAGGCAACCGGCACCATCGACATTCGCCTGCCGTACCGGCCGCCCTACGACTGGCAGGCACAAATCGACTTTCTCGCCGCGCGCGCGATTCCCGGCGTGGAGGCGGTGGTGGACAACGCGTACTGGCGAACGATCAACATCGGCCCGCACCGCGGTGTGCTGCGCGTGACGCACGCGGCCAACCATCGGCTCGCGGTCCAGCTGCGTCTGGCGCATTTACCAAGCTTGCCGGAAGTCATCACAAGGATTCGAAAGATCTTCGACCTGGGGGCAGACACGATGATGATCGGCGCGCACCTCTCCGAAGATCCTCAGCTGGCTCGCCTGGTCGCCGCCAGACCAGGGCTGCGCGTGCCCGGCAGCTGGGACGGCTACGAACTCGCGGTGCGTGCCATTCTCGGCCAGCAGATCAGCGTCTCCGCCGCCACCGCGCTGACCGGAAAGCTGGTCGCCCGCTTCGGAGAACCAATGGAGACTGGAAGCGACCAGCCAGCGGAACTCAGCCATTATTTTCCGGCGGCGCAGGCCTTGGTCGCCGCGGACATCGCCGCGCTCGGCATGCCCGGCGCCCGGGCCGAGGCGCTGCGCGCGCTGGCCGCGGCATCCAGCACCGATCCCGAACTGTTCCGGCTCGGTGACAGTCTCGAATCCTCCGTCGCCCGCCTGCGCGCCTTGCGCGGCATCGGCGAATGGACCGCGCAGTACATCGCGATGCGTGCGCTGCGCGAGCCCGATGCCTTTCCAGCGGCCGATATCGGCCTGATGCGGGCCATGGCTGATGCCGACGGTCGCCGTCCTGGCCCTGCCGAACTGCTCATCCGCGCCGAACGCTGGCGACCGTGGCGCGCCTATGCCGCCCTGCACCTCTGGTTTTCGGAAACCAATGAAAAAGCCGCAGACGCCCGACGCGCCGCCTGA
- a CDS encoding D-amino acid dehydrogenase: MKIIVMGAGVIGVTSAWYLARAGHEVTVLERNAGAAAETSFGNGGQISVSHAEPWANPAAPLKILRWLRREDAPLLFRLRADPAQWLWALKFLGQCTSAWTRANTVQLVRLGSYSRQCLQALRAETGIEYDHLERGILQFYTRASEFEAAQSTARLMRDLGCERRDVDVDEAVRLEPALAPVRAQLVGATFTEADESGDARLFTTRLAQACAEAGVRFRYGARITRLLRGGGDMQGVEFADEQGAYQVAKADAYVLALGSYSRTIARSAGLSLHIYPVKGYSITLPVLETSRAPTVSLGDDEYKLVYSRFGDRLRVAGTAEFNGYSNALNRVRCAAIVNRAMQIFPGISRPELASYWAGLRPTTPGNLPYIGRSGVRGLYLNTGHGTLGWTHACGSAQAIADIIDGRRPDVDYAFQGAA; this comes from the coding sequence ATGAAAATCATCGTCATGGGCGCCGGCGTGATCGGCGTCACCTCCGCCTGGTATCTGGCCCGCGCCGGCCACGAGGTCACGGTGCTGGAGCGCAATGCCGGCGCCGCCGCGGAAACCAGCTTCGGCAACGGCGGCCAGATTTCCGTCAGCCATGCCGAGCCCTGGGCCAACCCGGCGGCTCCGCTGAAGATTCTGCGCTGGCTGAGGCGTGAAGACGCGCCGCTGCTGTTCCGTCTGCGCGCCGACCCGGCGCAATGGCTTTGGGCGCTGAAATTCCTGGGCCAATGCACCAGCGCATGGACGCGCGCGAATACCGTGCAGCTGGTTCGCCTGGGCAGCTACAGCCGCCAATGCCTGCAGGCACTGCGTGCCGAAACCGGTATCGAATACGATCATCTGGAACGCGGCATCCTGCAGTTCTACACCCGCGCGTCCGAATTCGAGGCCGCGCAATCCACAGCGCGCCTGATGCGTGATCTGGGCTGCGAACGGCGCGATGTCGACGTTGACGAAGCCGTGCGCCTGGAACCGGCCTTGGCGCCGGTGCGCGCGCAACTGGTCGGCGCCACGTTTACCGAGGCCGACGAATCGGGCGACGCCCGGCTGTTCACCACACGGCTGGCGCAAGCCTGCGCCGAGGCCGGCGTGCGCTTTCGCTACGGCGCGCGAATCACCCGCCTGCTCCGCGGCGGCGGCGACATGCAGGGCGTCGAATTCGCCGACGAGCAGGGCGCCTATCAGGTCGCGAAGGCGGACGCCTACGTGCTTGCGCTGGGCAGTTACAGCCGCACCATCGCCCGCAGCGCCGGACTGTCGCTGCACATCTACCCGGTCAAGGGCTATTCGATCACGCTGCCGGTGCTGGAGACGTCACGGGCGCCCACGGTCAGTCTTGGTGACGACGAATACAAGCTGGTGTACTCCCGCTTCGGGGATCGCCTGCGCGTGGCCGGAACCGCCGAATTCAACGGCTATTCGAACGCCCTGAATCGCGTGCGCTGCGCTGCGATCGTGAACCGCGCGATGCAGATATTTCCGGGCATCAGCCGGCCGGAACTTGCGAGCTACTGGGCGGGGCTGCGACCGACCACGCCCGGCAATCTGCCCTACATCGGCCGCAGTGGCGTGCGCGGCCTGTATCTGAACACCGGTCATGGAACCCTGGGCTGGACGCATGCCTGCGGCTCCGCTCAGGCGATCGCCGACATCATCGACGGGCGCCGTCCGGACGTGGACTACGCGTTCCAGGGCGCCGCTTGA
- a CDS encoding LysR family transcriptional regulator: MLSKTVRLPPLATLQAFEAAVRHRSYTRAAEELHLTHGAISHHVAALEARLGVRLFVREKNRMRPTEQGQLLVVKVRQALGLLERGFAQPTGDARKRIVLSLMPPFASRWMVPRLADFRTQLPDIDLTLDVRMAPAELGTEADCAVRFGPGGWPDVQQERLMREELFPVCAPGFREGLLPRTPAELRHCALLGNPWLPWEPWLHAAGLDFPEPPQSLMFTDSSVLLDAAASGLGVAMARRVLVEGDLRSGRLLRLFDVSVPDPYSYLFVWRADHPHLDTLHRIRAWLREQAAGSQLDI; encoded by the coding sequence ATGCTTTCCAAGACCGTCCGGCTCCCGCCCCTGGCAACCTTGCAGGCCTTCGAAGCTGCAGTCCGTCATCGTAGCTACACCCGGGCCGCCGAGGAACTGCACCTCACGCATGGCGCGATCAGTCATCACGTGGCCGCGTTGGAGGCCCGGCTCGGCGTACGGCTGTTCGTACGCGAAAAGAATCGCATGCGGCCCACCGAACAGGGCCAGTTGCTGGTGGTCAAGGTCCGCCAGGCTTTGGGCCTGCTTGAACGCGGCTTCGCGCAACCGACCGGCGACGCGCGCAAGCGCATCGTGCTGTCGCTCATGCCTCCCTTCGCCAGCCGCTGGATGGTGCCGCGTCTGGCTGACTTTCGCACGCAACTGCCGGACATCGACCTCACCCTGGACGTGCGCATGGCACCCGCTGAACTCGGTACCGAGGCCGATTGCGCCGTGCGCTTCGGCCCCGGTGGCTGGCCCGACGTGCAGCAGGAACGACTCATGCGCGAGGAGCTGTTTCCGGTCTGCGCGCCGGGCTTTCGGGAAGGCCTGCTGCCGCGCACGCCGGCCGAGCTGCGCCACTGCGCCCTGTTGGGCAATCCCTGGCTACCCTGGGAACCGTGGCTGCACGCGGCCGGGCTGGACTTTCCGGAGCCGCCGCAAAGCCTGATGTTCACGGACTCCTCGGTGTTGCTGGACGCCGCAGCCTCGGGTCTGGGCGTGGCCATGGCACGGCGCGTATTGGTCGAAGGCGATTTGCGCAGCGGCCGTCTGCTGCGGCTATTCGACGTCTCCGTGCCGGACCCGTACAGCTATCTGTTCGTGTGGCGTGCCGACCATCCACATCTGGACACGCTGCACCGCATTCGCGCCTGGTTGCGGGAACAGGCTGCCGGTTCGCAGCTGGACATCTGA
- the rarD gene encoding EamA family transporter RarD, translating into MSEPKAIPAADPASTPNPARRGLIAGVAAFAIWGALPLYLHELQGVSAVLIMAHRVVWCALMVLLWLGVRGELSGVMQALRQPATRLRLAASATLISVNWLTYVWAVGNGHVVDSSLGYFINPLVNVLLGVTLLSERLNARQWTAVSIAAGGVLWLTVQAGQLPWIALVLAVSFGSYGLIRKTTRVDAVTGLATETVLITPFALAYLLWAQFHGTGAMGGANAMQIGLLLAGGIVTAVPLALFAYGAQRIPYSTIGLLQYLAPSLQLILGLSLFGESFPLVRAIGFILIWLALAIFAADGLRRSWQQRRPPVIAGIEAEAPVCRT; encoded by the coding sequence ATGAGCGAACCCAAGGCCATTCCGGCCGCCGATCCTGCAAGCACGCCGAATCCGGCGCGGCGTGGTCTGATCGCCGGTGTGGCCGCATTCGCGATCTGGGGAGCGCTGCCACTGTATCTGCACGAATTGCAGGGTGTGTCGGCGGTCCTGATCATGGCGCACCGGGTGGTTTGGTGCGCGCTGATGGTGTTGCTGTGGCTTGGCGTGCGTGGCGAGCTGTCCGGTGTCATGCAGGCCTTGCGGCAGCCGGCCACGCGCCTGCGACTGGCCGCCAGCGCGACGCTGATCAGCGTCAACTGGCTGACCTATGTCTGGGCGGTGGGCAATGGCCATGTCGTCGACAGCAGTCTTGGCTATTTCATCAATCCTCTGGTCAATGTGTTGCTCGGCGTGACGCTGTTGTCCGAGCGGCTCAATGCGCGCCAGTGGACCGCCGTATCGATTGCTGCCGGCGGTGTGCTGTGGTTGACGGTGCAGGCCGGACAGCTGCCCTGGATCGCGCTGGTTCTGGCCGTCAGCTTTGGCAGCTATGGGCTGATCCGCAAGACCACGCGAGTGGATGCGGTGACCGGATTGGCCACCGAAACGGTGCTGATCACGCCGTTCGCACTGGCCTACTTGCTATGGGCACAGTTTCACGGCACCGGCGCGATGGGCGGCGCGAATGCTATGCAGATCGGCTTGCTGTTGGCCGGGGGCATCGTCACTGCGGTGCCGCTGGCGCTGTTCGCGTACGGTGCGCAGCGCATTCCGTATTCGACCATCGGCCTGCTCCAGTACCTCGCTCCAAGCCTGCAACTGATTCTGGGGCTGAGCCTGTTCGGCGAGTCGTTTCCGCTGGTGCGTGCGATCGGCTTCATTCTGATCTGGCTGGCCTTGGCGATCTTCGCCGCCGATGGGCTACGGCGATCCTGGCAGCAGCGGCGTCCGCCGGTGATTGCCGGCATCGAGGCCGAGGCACCGGTATGCCGGACCTGA
- a CDS encoding Spx/MgsR family RNA polymerase-binding regulatory protein: protein MITVYGIRNCDTVKRARARLEAEGIDFRFHDFKRDGLAPELAQSWIDRLGIEPVLNRRGTTWRKLDEATQAALQGPAAADALAQHSSVIKRPVFDRDGELRIGFARGDESELLDWLRG, encoded by the coding sequence ATGATCACCGTGTACGGCATCCGCAACTGCGACACCGTCAAGCGGGCGAGGGCACGCCTGGAAGCCGAAGGCATCGACTTTCGCTTTCACGACTTCAAGCGCGACGGGCTTGCGCCGGAACTCGCGCAATCCTGGATCGACCGGCTGGGGATCGAGCCTGTGCTGAATCGTCGCGGCACGACCTGGCGCAAGCTCGACGAGGCGACCCAGGCGGCGCTGCAGGGCCCGGCGGCGGCCGATGCGCTGGCGCAACACAGCAGCGTGATCAAACGCCCGGTGTTCGATCGCGACGGCGAGTTGCGCATCGGCTTTGCCCGCGGCGATGAGTCCGAACTGCTCGACTGGCTGCGCGGCTGA
- a CDS encoding TonB family protein translates to MQIELTHLPTRPAAPATYWRNLAGAILLHLLLLLLWLRLPPPMQAASPVPAAGRTITAIMLSAPARPSSTPATPAEAPQAEPAAARKSESESREQARSRPQPAESRQRPERSAIKQAAPPEPAELSETDSPPPRSSVATESSAPASAPPSATDSRAGVSSGSQPPSALTVQEFPLSYLTQLSRIVNRNVNYPSWSMRNAEQGVAIVRLRLARNGRVIEALVVRSSGYDSLDAEAREVMMRIGRFPPIPSAIYPGQLAFLIDQPVRFRMQ, encoded by the coding sequence GTGCAGATCGAACTGACACACCTGCCTACGCGGCCAGCGGCACCCGCAACGTACTGGCGCAATCTGGCCGGCGCGATCCTGCTGCACCTGCTCCTGCTGCTGTTGTGGTTGCGCCTGCCGCCGCCGATGCAGGCGGCCTCGCCAGTGCCCGCCGCGGGAAGAACGATCACCGCAATCATGCTGTCTGCGCCCGCTCGTCCCTCCTCGACCCCCGCCACACCGGCCGAGGCGCCGCAAGCCGAGCCGGCGGCTGCCCGGAAAAGCGAATCCGAGTCGCGTGAGCAGGCCCGGTCGCGTCCGCAGCCGGCCGAATCACGTCAGCGCCCGGAACGCAGCGCCATCAAACAGGCAGCGCCGCCCGAACCGGCAGAATTGAGCGAAACCGATTCACCCCCGCCCCGCAGCAGCGTGGCCACCGAATCCTCCGCACCGGCGTCGGCACCACCCTCGGCCACCGATTCGCGCGCGGGCGTCTCCAGCGGCTCGCAGCCACCGTCGGCGCTGACGGTGCAGGAGTTCCCGCTGAGCTATCTCACGCAGCTCAGCCGCATCGTCAATCGCAACGTCAACTACCCGTCATGGTCGATGCGCAACGCGGAGCAGGGCGTCGCCATCGTGCGGCTGCGGCTGGCGCGCAACGGCCGGGTCATCGAGGCGCTGGTGGTGCGCAGCAGTGGATATGACTCTCTGGACGCGGAGGCCCGCGAAGTGATGATGCGCATCGGGCGGTTCCCGCCGATTCCAAGCGCGATCTATCCCGGTCAGCTGGCGTTTCTGATCGACCAGCCGGTGCGCTTTCGCATGCAATAG
- a CDS encoding cold-shock protein: protein MSNSSTGTVKWFNDAKGFGFITPSEGGEDLFAHFKEIQGSGFKTLKEGQRVEYVAARGQKGMQATQIRPL, encoded by the coding sequence ATGAGCAACTCATCGACCGGCACCGTGAAGTGGTTTAACGACGCGAAGGGCTTCGGCTTCATCACCCCGAGCGAAGGCGGCGAAGATCTTTTCGCGCACTTCAAGGAAATCCAGGGCAGCGGCTTCAAGACCCTCAAGGAAGGCCAGCGCGTCGAGTACGTCGCCGCTCGCGGCCAGAAGGGCATGCAGGCCACGCAGATCCGCCCGCTGTAA